TGGATTCATTTGATGGTGGGGAAGACGACTCAGAATGAACAATTTGGATACTGCACCTCCTCGACATGGACATCGTGGTAGCACTGCAGCAGAAAAAAGCAAGGAACCTCCGAAACAATGATGCTCTACGTCTACGTGATACGTTTCTGGAAGTATTTCCTCCCGAAGGAAGAGATGGATCATGATCTGATGTGTTTTCATTGATTTCTTCAAGAACTTCAACGATGGTAGCCAAGTTACTTTCCATTCTTTACCTTGTTCTGACTTTGTTAAGAGTTGCCTGAGTATAAATATAACtacatgatttatttatttatttagtgaCAGACATTAAAAGAGACGAGAGAACATGGAAATTATGTCCAAgagaaaagaaatacaaaacaaaaaaaaaactgaaccagTCCCGATGCCATAGGCAAATCCATAACCAGGTCTTGTATGACACCACGTCTTAATAGACTTTTAACTTGTCTATCTTATTAGAGGTCAGAGCTTGAACACATTCATGTTCAAGCGTTgaatatctatcttattaatttAGAGTACTAATTTTATCTCTATAAAAGTTGTCATTTAAATATGAAATGGTTCAATttattctattaattaatttttgttttagtcTTTTAGACCTAAAATTTATTCTACTATGTTATATTACATTTTTGGACTTATTCAAaatatctcctatatattaaaagagaaatatttttaagttatgattttgtaatcagtGCAGAGGTGTCATCTCCACAGAGCTTCTCACAGACTGAAACTAAAAAATTTATACCTTACTAGAGAAACTAGGATAAGATTTGTGCCTTACGCGggataaatttatatgaaaattatttaagaaatatcgtatggaaaaaaaatcatattattgatcaaaataatatatttggctcttaaacaattttttgaaaccttttttgttaattacataatttgtataTCAATGAACTgatcccatttttaaaaatattttaggtcaaaacattatttatcgcataaaaacctaacgtttaggccgaagaatctcatgcctactatttggttacaatgaaactatatcagctcggttttatatcatgatttagcaatttaaaagttaattatagttatgagaagtttacgttcacgtgccaatcctatctatcttcgatagttttctcctttttgtatcattttggttattgctcgatataaatattgacttttgagtttattctcatttctttcttttattttggcatgagatttagaaaatgtttaagattcaaaattattaaagagatacatacttaggttaagatctgcacCTTGTGCAGagtaaatacttatttatatttttctgtatattatgaaataataaaataataattatatattaaataactaagaaatcagttactattatgtaataaattggcttgcacatataaatcaaatgaccgctcttgtttattcgcaatcattttagaataaataaatcaaaacaatcattcttatctatcgtatatgatatataattaaatttaaacgatatgaagtatatatatatatattaacataaacacctattaaaataaaattatttatttatatgattttattatcattgtatcttattatagaaaataatttaaacattgatcacaaaattttatgtgagacttttaacagttttagtaatttatactcgctttgaaaaattcaaaatataacatatacaaaagaataaaaaattttaatatatgattaatgtaattttgtaatttattttaataatcaagaattaaacaaaaatgatagaatgcatacaaattattagcaaatcttcattatttaaaattattaattactatatatatatcataatcacattagataattatgtaacttttatatataataaataaacacatttctttagttaatatcatataatatcatatagttggtattaaatgtttatagtgagatataaaaattgaattggaccaacatgtttttcaatttcaatgtgcGGCTGACACGTATGACTAATTAACTACCTAATTGATTGACAAATAAGCAAGaggtattttttaattattacaaaattgaggttacatcttttcaaatgttcatCAATTAATATTTAGAGGATTACATTTTTTGTTACAATGGACCTCTCTTGTCATTATTAAGCTTTCtataacataattaaaaattaaaaacgccGAGAAATAAATAACGTGCATCCCCTAATCGTCCAGCAATAAATAACGTCGAGCAATAACTGATTTACCAAATCATCTTGAGAAAATAATATTACAGTTTAAAGTTGAAGGCATTTATagtacagtagaacctctataaattaataatattgagactctataaattaataatgttgagactttgaaattttataaatttatagagatattaatttataaaagtttctttatttagattttttattttaagatatgtttattctaagataagaaaaatatttgattttagtgtgtagaaattaattgttattttttgaaattggacatttatattaattttattatattatttggagtatataatatatattgcatagatcttaaatgtggttttagatataatactactaaatcttatcaaaaatatattaagtgttaagagaatataaaaaatacttcCATTGtggatataaaaaataataatataataattggtttttactatataaaatatgtatacatataattattaatttatatttttaatgagaccatatatttacatagaatttttataaaaattattatcttattattttatcgatttgtgttaaATCTTGAACCAGCTCAAGTTTGGAccagtaaaatttattaatttatagaaattattaatttatcgagtattaatttatagatgttcTACTGTAATAAGATTATTTTCTAAGTATACTCATATATCGTTATTAGTGGCATTTATTTTACTTGGATTATTGTCCAAGTATACCCATTAATTAGATTTTCCATTACTACATGACATTAAATGGGTAAATTATATGGTTATTACATTTAGAAAGGAGAGGAAGttttagtgtgaacacatttattataatgtttatcttttaatatataagggatgacTAGGAAAATATTGGaaagagaaaatagagagagaaacttAATTCCCCTCATGTTTATAACTGTGGTTCCAAtagtttataaaatagttttaacttTATAGGAAAGCCAAAGACTACTAGGGGATCAGCTATAAAATAACTGTGACTTAATAAACTTCATGGTGTTAATTCTTTTGAAATTTCCCGTGGGAAAGACTTCTAGGGGATCAGcttacataataaaaaaaaagtaaatattttacttttcatCTCCTCTACTGTTCATACATGTTATTATTCATCCAAAGACATGCTTTTTTCTTCATTGATACTGCACCTTGACAACGAGTCAAGGACGAACACATCCGAGTAGTGCGTtgcaacagaaaaaaaaagcaaggaACCTTCGATACATTGATGATTGATGCTctatttagtcaaaaaaaaaaaagcattgatGCTCTATGTAATACATTgatgtgtttttattattttcatcaaGATGGGAGCCAAGTTACTTTCCATTCTTTAGCTTGTTCTGACTTTGTTAAGAGTTGCCGTCCAGGGACGAGTATAAGTTTAAGaacatgatttatttattagagACGAGAGAACATGGAAATTACGTCCAAGAGAAGAAAAGCAAAACAGAAAATGAATCAGTCAAGTTGCCATATTCATAATCAGGACCAGGTCTTGTATGGAACCACGTCTTAATAGACTTTTATCTTGAACCAAATAAAACTGAAATTCTAGAAAGCCATATATGCCCTTTCAAGGAAAGTAAAGGCAAGACCTTTCAAAGATATAATCTCCGGCTTCGTGACTGAAAAAGGTACTTGGACCAATAGGCGGAGCGAAGAGTGTCGAACCAAAGCTTAACGTGTAGCAGAGCAAATGACAGAGAGATGATGAAAGCAAGGCAGATGAGGAGAGTAAGGTTCCATGCAAAACTCCAGTCTGGGATCAAGAACAGTGTAGCACTGAAGGATATGACCATACTGTTTATGGAGACAAACAAGGCTAACAGCCCTAACATTAGTCTCGAGGGTAGCGATACCAGAAAATCATCTTCAGCGTACCTTGAAGTGAGGATAGAGAGGAAAATCACTATTGAAAttgatgaagaaaaaagagCAACTGCATCTGACAATAGGAAAACATTGAACCACAGCTTATTCTTAAAGATGGGGAACCCGGTTGTGTCATTAATCCCGCCTGGTACTGTAAAAGGCGCAGCAAAAACCACAGTGGCTATCAAAGTTGAGACGAGCATGCATGAGGTTGCAGTATCTTTCATCCATTTCTCTCCTTCTTTTCGCAGTTCTTTGTGTTGCTCTGTAAAGAGATCTTGTGCCACTTCTCCTTTGCTGTTTTTAGCCTTGATGTATGAATGAGGGACAATCTTTTTCACAGCCTACAATGCAAGAGAGAAGATAcctttatttgttttgtaagATACGCTAAACCAAAACTTGAGAtattctgtattttttttattattatttttttgtttgaaacatGAAATTCTGTATATTAATATTACCTTGAACCAAAGAAGTTCTCTTTGCATTTGAAGTGCTGCCCCGGACACTATTTGCAAACGACCTGGAGGAGGCAAGCTAGCTACGAGGTGCAACATATTGTTTCTAGTTGAAACCTCCTTATATGCCGCTATCAAATCCTTGATGGAACCAAGTTCGTAAATGATATTAAAGATGCTTTCATGACGGTTTAGTGCAGCAATGTGAAACAGGCTCTGGTTCTTCTCATCTACTTTCCATAGAAGATCAGGATATGCACGGATTAGAATCACTAGAAACTCAACGTTCCCTGATGATGCAGCATCGAAGAGTAACCTCGTTGGTGTCCTAAGTAATTCTGAGACTATGGGCTCAGGTTCCTTCACAACCAATTTCCACATTCTCTCGACCAGTTGATGAGCTAAAGCCATCATTTTATCCTCAAAGAAGAGACCTTCAAAAACTAGATAAGTGAAATGTGAGCAGTTCAAAAGAGCATGTGTGATTATTTCCTATACTAAATGTGTTTATATCGGCAGGGGTATTACAAATTTATGTACTTACTGGAGTTTGCTAGTCTCTTAAAGATATTGAGCTGTCTCTCACGGCCAATTGCTGTAGGTTTCCGGGCCATTAAGTGCAAAGCAATCTCTCTACTACTATTTTGCGAAGTGGCTAACGACTGCTTCCACTCAAACATCCTCAGAGCAACATCTGTTTAAGAGAAATCACACATGTGTCATATATCTCACAGGACAGTAAAAAGGGATTAGAAGTATTGAacaaaaatatctttaaatGCTAATACTCTAAGCCTAATACTGCATGATACGAACAGAGGTTGTTTAACAAAAAgacaagataaaataaaataaatcaacacaatgagaaaaaagaaaaagaaaaaaaagagttaccATAGATATCAGCTCCTATGATTGCATGAAAGAGATCAACAAGCTCGGAAGCACCTAGTCTTTCAAAGTCTGTCTTGTCATAAAGGTACAAAACCATCTCCCTATGTCCAAACAAAGCAGCCATGTAAAGTGGAGTCACTTTTCCATTGCCTCGAATCATTGGAAGATCTTCATTTTTATCGACCATCATTTCAGCAATCTTCTTAGTTCCCGCGGCAGCGGCAAAACAAATCGCTGTGTTGTCATCTTTGTTCTTCAGGGCCAAATCACTTTTACTCATTTCTTTAAGCAGATGTTTCACAAATGTCTTGTGCTTTGTAGCAGCAGCAATGTGAAGAGTCGTCTCCTGATTACGAGTAACTGCTGCACGTACAATATGGTTGTTCTTATCAATTATTACTTTGGCATCTTTCCATTTACCTTTCAGAGCAGCTTGATACAGAGGAACACAGAGATTCAGATAATCCTCTCTTCCAGGGGTGAAAATTTGACTGGGTGATGATGTGTTTGGTAGTGCAATGTGAATGTCCACTCTCACAGCTCCCTGAATGTTCGTTGTTATAGGTTCAGTTGAGTCACCTGGACGTGGTCCTTCAATTTCTTGAGATGGATCGATTCTTTCCAAATTGTTCATCTCTAATGGCCGAACTCAGTAAGGATCTACAAGTGTTCTGGcagcaccaaaaaaaaaaaaaaagaagtcaagAAACTCACCAATCAAAAATCAGAAGTCTAGAATTAGCCAAGTTAGAACATAGAATTCTTCAGCTCTCCCTATTAATTGAGTGTCAAGCTAAAGATAAAATGCATAATACTCACTGGCTACCTACCTTCAAAAACCGTCTCAGGCTATCTCCTCCATGGTTGCTAAATAAGCAACTAAGTCAACAATGAGGGAGTGGGACGCTCGTTACTTACATTGACACTGTAGGAAATTAATAATCATACACTATAAAGGAATAATTCCATTCCACAACCTGGCGCATGCTAGCTAGCTGACTTTTTCTTTAGGAATTTCTAAGAAAGATAATAATATGGCTCCAGAAAGATCAGGTACCATGGAATATAAAACCAGAAAGTAGTAAGGCAGGAAGAAAGTCAATGGTTTCTTGTCTACCAGAAATATCGTGTAACAAGAACAAGTCTAAAGCAATTTAATCCCATTTGAACTCGAAATATAATATCCTAGAGAAACccgtttcagaaaaaaaaaactacagttGTTTCTCCAAAGGATCATATTCAGATGCAATGCAAAATAAGTAATAAAGTTAAAGGAATTGTCTAGtaacaatttttatttcattactaCCAATTTGGAACAAAACACTATGGACTTACAAGGAAAAGAAACATTTGCAATATCAGCCTATTCCCCAAATTAATTAAGATGTGCAAAGCTAtataacaaagaaacaaaaaattacaaaaattacaATGACAAACTGCAAAACCCGtttattcttcttctcctttgaaCAACTAACTAATGATTCAAATGTCATTGTTGTCCATCTGAATGCTGCTCTTTAAAGGCACATAGTCGAAGTGAGTGAGAGCCTGAGAGGAGACGGGAGTTGGTTGGATAATGAGGTATATATGATAACGGCGTCTTAATATTGCTTCAGGTATGGGAAAGGTTCAGGGGCAACATCGATTTTAGAAGCAGATgatgtttgatccaaaaatgg
The nucleotide sequence above comes from Brassica napus cultivar Da-Ae chromosome A9, Da-Ae, whole genome shotgun sequence. Encoded proteins:
- the LOC106364362 gene encoding ankyrin repeat-containing protein At5g02620-like isoform X1 yields the protein MNNLERIDPSQEIEGPRPGDSTEPITTNIQGAVRVDIHIALPNTSSPSQIFTPGREDYLNLCVPLYQAALKGKWKDAKVIIDKNNHIVRAAVTRNQETTLHIAAATKHKTFVKHLLKEMSKSDLALKNKDDNTAICFAAAAGTKKIAEMMVDKNEDLPMIRGNGKVTPLYMAALFGHREMVLYLYDKTDFERLGASELVDLFHAIIGADIYDVALRMFEWKQSLATSQNSSREIALHLMARKPTAIGRERQLNIFKRLANSIFEGLFFEDKMMALAHQLVERMWKLVVKEPEPIVSELLRTPTRLLFDAASSGNVEFLVILIRAYPDLLWKVDEKNQSLFHIAALNRHESIFNIIYELGSIKDLIAAYKEVSTRNNMLHLVASLPPPGRLQIVSGAALQMQRELLWFKAVKKIVPHSYIKAKNSKGEVAQDLFTEQHKELRKEGEKWMKDTATSCMLVSTLIATVVFAAPFTVPGGINDTTGFPIFKNKLWFNVFLLSDAVALFSSSISIVIFLSILTSRYAEDDFLVSLPSRLMLGLLALFVSINSMVISFSATLFLIPDWSFAWNLTLLICLAFIISLSFALLHVKLWFDTLRSAYWSKYLFQSRSRRLYL
- the LOC106364362 gene encoding ankyrin repeat-containing protein At5g02620-like isoform X2 produces the protein MNNLERIDPSQEIEGPRPGDSTEPITTNIQGAVRVDIHIALPNTSSPSQIFTPGREDYLNLCVPLYQAALKGKWKDAKVIIDKNNHIVRAAVTRNQETTLHIAAATKHKTFVKHLLKEMSKSDLALKNKDDNTAICFAAAAGTKKIAEMMVDKNEDLPMIRGNGKVTPLYMAALFGHREMVLYLYDKTDFERLGASELVDLFHAIIGADIYDVALRMFEWKQSLATSQNSSREIALHLMARKPTAIGRERQLNIFKRLANSIFEGLFFEDKMMALAHQLVERMWKLVVKEPEPIVSELLRTPTRLLFDAASSGNVEFLVILIRAYPDLLWKVDEKNQSLFHIAALNRHESIFNIIYELGSIKDLIAAYKEVSTRNNMLHLVASLPPPGRLQIVSGAALQMQRELLWFKAVKKIVPHSYIKAKNSKGEVAQDLFTEQHKELRKEGEKWMKDTATSCMLVSTLIATVVFAAPFTVPGGINDTTGFPIFKNKLWFNVFLLSDAVALFSSSISIVIFLSILTSSMVISFSATLFLIPDWSFAWNLTLLICLAFIISLSFALLHVKLWFDTLRSAYWSKYLFQSRSRRLYL